One region of Pyramidobacter sp. YE332 genomic DNA includes:
- the rplF gene encoding 50S ribosomal protein L6, with product MSRLGRKPVTVPQGTSVEVKEDRIVVKGKNGQLSMPLVENISVEVKDGAVHVARANEEKPTKAAHGMVRAMINNMVIGVTEGYTKTLEIEGVGYRAAMKGKNLGLSLGFSHPLEVIPPEGITFAVEGATKIFVKGIDKQVVGQIAAIIRGYRAPEPYKGKGIHYLGEHILRKAGKTATK from the coding sequence ATGTCAAGATTAGGACGTAAACCCGTCACGGTCCCGCAGGGTACCAGCGTAGAAGTCAAGGAAGACAGAATCGTTGTCAAGGGCAAGAACGGCCAGTTGTCCATGCCTCTTGTGGAGAACATCTCCGTCGAAGTCAAGGACGGCGCCGTTCACGTAGCCCGCGCCAACGAGGAGAAGCCCACCAAGGCCGCGCACGGCATGGTGCGCGCCATGATCAACAACATGGTTATCGGCGTCACCGAAGGGTACACCAAGACTCTCGAAATCGAGGGCGTTGGCTATCGCGCCGCCATGAAAGGCAAGAACCTCGGTCTGAGCTTGGGTTTTTCCCATCCGCTTGAAGTGATTCCTCCCGAGGGAATCACCTTTGCCGTGGAAGGCGCGACCAAGATTTTCGTCAAAGGCATCGACAAACAAGTTGTTGGCCAGATCGCTGCGATCATTCGCGGATACCGCGCTCCCGAACCCTACAAGGGCAAGGGCATTCACTATCTCGGCGAGCACATCCTGCGCAAGGCCGGCAAGACCGCTACTAAGTAA
- the rplR gene encoding 50S ribosomal protein L18 yields the protein MIKTKSRNEMRLLRHSRLRKSVSGTAERPRLSVFRSLKDIYVQVIDDTVGHTLISVSTKEKVVAQSLECGHCTVAAAKVVGKLVAERAREKGITEVVFDRGGHVYHGRVQAIADAAREAGLKL from the coding sequence ATGATTAAGACCAAGAGCAGAAATGAAATGCGTCTCCTTCGGCACAGCCGTCTTCGCAAGAGCGTTTCCGGCACCGCTGAGAGACCGAGACTGTCTGTTTTCCGCAGCCTGAAAGACATCTACGTTCAGGTGATCGACGACACCGTCGGTCATACGCTGATCTCCGTATCCACAAAGGAAAAGGTCGTGGCGCAGAGCCTTGAGTGCGGCCATTGCACGGTAGCCGCTGCCAAGGTTGTGGGCAAGCTTGTTGCGGAGCGTGCGAGGGAAAAAGGTATCACCGAGGTCGTCTTCGATCGCGGTGGCCACGTGTATCACGGCCGCGTTCAGGCGATCGCCGACGCCGCTCGTGAAGCCGGTTTGAAGCTCTAA
- the rpsE gene encoding 30S ribosomal protein S5, translating to MTEKQSASGTELNERVVFINRVSKTVKGGKRFRFSILLAVGDGEGNVGIGMGKAREISEAVRKGMEDAKKDMIPVKRNGKTIPHPVMGRYGSAAVMLRPAADGTGVIAGSVVRAIMELGGIKDVMTKVVGHTSNPVNVARATLAAVASLRTRDEIMVLRGKKKTENA from the coding sequence ATGACCGAAAAACAGTCTGCGAGCGGTACCGAGCTGAACGAGCGCGTTGTCTTTATCAACCGTGTCAGCAAGACCGTCAAGGGCGGCAAGAGATTCCGTTTCAGCATCCTTCTTGCCGTCGGCGACGGTGAAGGCAACGTGGGCATCGGTATGGGCAAGGCTCGCGAAATTTCCGAAGCTGTCCGCAAGGGCATGGAAGACGCGAAGAAAGACATGATCCCTGTGAAGCGCAACGGCAAGACCATTCCTCATCCGGTGATGGGACGCTATGGCTCGGCGGCCGTTATGCTCCGCCCCGCCGCTGACGGTACCGGAGTTATCGCCGGCAGCGTCGTGCGCGCCATCATGGAGCTGGGTGGCATCAAGGACGTTATGACCAAGGTCGTCGGACACACCAGCAACCCCGTCAACGTCGCCCGCGCCACTCTGGCTGCCGTCGCTTCGCTGCGCACTCGTGACGAGATCATGGTTCTGCGCGGCAAGAAAAAGACGGAGAACGCTTAG
- the rpmD gene encoding 50S ribosomal protein L30 has protein sequence MAKLRIVWKRSDIGRPERQSRTIKALGFHKLNSVVIHEDTPQIRGMVRAVAHLVECSEVNEEGGKANESE, from the coding sequence ATGGCTAAACTTCGTATTGTCTGGAAGAGGAGCGATATCGGCCGTCCTGAGCGTCAGTCGCGTACGATCAAGGCGCTGGGATTCCATAAGCTGAACTCGGTCGTCATTCACGAGGATACGCCCCAGATCCGCGGCATGGTTCGCGCGGTGGCTCACCTTGTCGAGTGCTCTGAAGTGAACGAGGAAGGGGGCAAAGCTAATGAATCTGAGTGA
- the rplO gene encoding 50S ribosomal protein L15 produces the protein MNLSDLRPAEGAKHKAKRVGCGIGSGNGKTAGRGTKGYGSRAGSAIRPGFEGGQMPLVRRTPKRGFNNYNFAKVYQIANLGDIAEIFKEGAVITVNELFAYGLVRNMDTPVKILGDGELDKPLTIKAEAFSKSAAQKIAAAGGTAEVI, from the coding sequence ATGAATCTGAGTGATCTGCGTCCGGCCGAAGGTGCCAAGCACAAAGCGAAGCGCGTTGGCTGCGGCATCGGCAGCGGCAACGGCAAAACTGCCGGAAGAGGCACCAAGGGGTACGGCTCCCGTGCCGGCAGCGCTATCCGTCCCGGTTTTGAGGGCGGCCAGATGCCTTTGGTTCGCCGTACGCCCAAGCGCGGTTTCAACAATTACAATTTTGCTAAGGTATATCAGATCGCCAATCTGGGCGACATTGCCGAGATCTTCAAAGAAGGCGCTGTCATCACGGTGAACGAGCTCTTTGCGTACGGCTTGGTCCGCAATATGGATACGCCCGTCAAGATCCTTGGTGATGGCGAGCTTGACAAACCGCTGACGATCAAGGCAGAAGCCTTCAGCAAGTCTGCTGCTCAGAAGATTGCAGCTGCAGGCGGAACTGCTGAGGTGATTTAA